A genomic stretch from Gopherus flavomarginatus isolate rGopFla2 chromosome 3, rGopFla2.mat.asm, whole genome shotgun sequence includes:
- the LOC127047323 gene encoding interferon beta-like: protein MTTLSFLNICLVLLFSIGSSSVDCNMLHFQQNKVNQASLQLLEKMGGQFPVQCLNENSNFISLQNVLSSREFQKENAMVAIQEILLQIFNIFSKSHIQAAWDRSSIVAFQSGLHQQIELLKTWFDGEKKLETTYPQNEDFSRLTVKKYFRVIDNFLKEKQYSLCAWEIIRGEMRRCFLFIDQLTKRLKN from the coding sequence ATGACCACCCTGAGTTTCCTGAACATTTGCCTTGTCCTGCTCTTCTCCATCGGAAGCTCATCTGTGGACTGTAACATGCTTCACTTCCAGCAAAACAAAGTGAACCAAGCTAGTTTACAGCTTCTGGAAAAAATGGGAGGACAATTTCCTGTGCAATGTCTAAATGAAAATTCAAACTTCATATCCCTCCAGAATGTTCTCAGCTCCAGAGAGTTCCAGAAGGAGAATGCCATGGTGGCAATCCAGGAGATCCTCCTACAGATCTTCAATATCTTCAGCAAAAGTCACATCCAAGCTGCCTGGGATAGGAGTTCCATAGTTGCATTCCAAAGTGGACTTCACCAGCAAATTGAGCTGCTGAAGACGTGGTTCGATGGAGAAAAAAAGTTGGAGACAACCTACCCACAAAATGAGGACTTCAGCAGGCTGacagtgaagaaatatttccgTGTGATAGACAAtttcctgaaagaaaagcaatacaGCCTGTGTGCCTGGGAGATCATTCGTGGGGAAATGAGAAGATGTTTTCTGTTTATTGACCAACTCACAAAAAGGCTTAAAAACTAA